CCGAAGCGATCTTCGTGGTCAACGACCGGATTGCCGCCCCCTCCGCCGAATGGAGCGACTTCTTCACCGAGGCGCTGGTGGAGTTCATCGTCAACACCGCAGAGCCGCGTGGGTACGTTTCCGAAGACAACGCCCGCTGGCTGATCGAACGTGTCCGCCACGATGGCAAGGTGTGCAGCCTGACCGAGCTGGAACTGGTCGTGCGCGTGCTGGAAAAGGCGCTGTCCGCCCCGGAATCGCTGCGCCTGTTTGCGCTCGCCCTGCTGGAACAAGCGGTATTGACCGGGCAAGGCCCCACCCGTGCGGGCGGTGACCTTCATCCGGACAGCATCACTTCGGCCGAATGCGCGCTGATCCGCCGCACGATCTTTGCATCGGGCGGCGATCGCCCCGCCGCTGTCAGCCAGCGCGAGGCCGAACTGCTGTTCCGCCTGAAGGACGAAACGCTGGGCGCGGACAACGCGCCCGAATGGGAGCGCCTGTTCGTGCAGGGCGTCGGCAATTACCTGCAAGGCTGGCAAGGCGCGAAGGGCCTGACGCGGGAGCGCGCGGGCGAGCTGGAAGCGTTCATGAAGGATCGCACCAGCCATGTCGGCAACTTCTTCAAGCGCATGGCAAAAACCAATTCCCACGGCTTTTCGCAAGCCGTGGGCGAAATCAGCTTTGGCCGACGCAAGCCATCGCGCGACACTGCCGGAGAAGCCATGCAGGATCACGCGGTTACGGATGCAGAGAAACTATGGCTCGATGCGCGAATCGATGCGGACGACAAGGTCGATGCGCTGGAAGAAGCGCTGCTGCGCTTCCTTGCCGAGGCCTGATCAGATCAGACGGTAAAGCTTTCACCGCAACCGCAGCTGCCCTTGGCGTTGGGGTTCTGAAACACGAACCCGGCGGTGAAATCGTCTTCCTGCCATTCCATCGTGCTGCCGATCAGATAGAGCACCGATGCGCTGTCTATGAAGAACAGCCCGCCCGGCGTCTCGATCCGTTCGTCCATCGGATCGGCTTGCGTCACGTAGTCAACCGAATAGGCCAGCCCTGAACAGCCCCGGCGCGGCGTGGACAGCTTGACCCCGATGGCGTCGGCAGGGGCCGTGTCCATCAGATGCGCAATCCGCGCCTCGGCAGACGGCGTGAGGATCACGGCGGCGGGGCGTTGGCGGCGAACTTTGGTCGTGGCTTCGGTCATCACGCTGTCTCCCCCCTCCCGCTTGCGGGAGGGGACGGGGGTGGGCCTTTACAAGATAGGGATGGTGCCGGCCTCTGCCCACCCCCAATCCCTCCCGCAAGCGGGAGAGGAAAAACTACAGCATTCCCAGCTCAAGCTTGGCTTCATCGCTCATTTTCTGGGGGTCCCATGCCGGATCCCACACGAGATTGACCTCGGCATCGCGCACGCCGGGCACCGCGCTGACGCGCAGTTCCACTTCGGCGGGCATCGATTCGGCCACCGGGCAATGCGGCGTGGTCAGCGTCATGGTGACGACGACATGCGCCTCATCCGCCACTTCCACGCCGTAGATCAGGCCGAGATCGTAGATGTTGACCGGGATTTCAGGGTCGAAGATTTCCTTGAGCGCGGCAATCACGCCTTCGTAGATGTCACCACCCGGCTCGCCCGCAGAAACACCTTCGGGCTTGGCGGCAAGGAAACCTTCGAGATAGTCGCGCTTGCGCTCAAGCTTTTCGGCGGGCGTTTCCACCGGCTCTGGAATGTCATCCACGCGGGCACGCCGGGGCGCGTTCACCTCGGCCACTTCCTCGACGACGAATTTGGGATCCTCACCGCTCATCCGAAAATCCTCTTGGTCCTTTCGATCCCGCGCACCAGCGCGGCGATATCGCTTTCATTACTGTAGATGCCGAAGCTGGCGCGCGCCGTTGCCGGTACGCCAAGGTGCGCCATCAGCGGTTGCGCGCAATGATGCCCCGCCCGGATCGCCACCCCTTCCTCATCCAGAATCGTGCCGAGATCGTGCGGATGCACACCCTCCAGCGCAAAGCTGAGGATTCCGGCACTGTCTTCAGGCCCGAACAGCCGGATCGAGTTCATCCCCTGAAGCGCCGCGCGCGCCTTTGCCACCAGCGCGCATTCATGCGCGTGGATGGTGGCAAGGCCCTGTGCGGTCACGAAATCGACCGCCGCGCCAAAGCCGATGGCTTCGACAATCGCGGGTGTACCGGCCTCGAACCGCTGCGGTGCGGGGGCATAAGTCGTGCGTTCGAACGTCACCTTGTCAATCATCGCGCCGCCGCCCTGCCACGGCGGCATGGCATCGAGGATCTCCGCCTTCGCCCACAGCGCACCGATGCCGGTGGGACCATAAAGCTTGTGCGCGGAAAAGACGTAGAAATCGGCGTCGAGCGCCTTCACATCCACCGTCAGCCGCGCGACCGCCTGGCAGCCATCGAGCAGGATCTTCGCGCCGACGCCATGGGCCAGCGCCACCGCGCGCGGCGCATCGAGCACCGAGCCGAGCACGTTCGAAACATGCGCGAAGGCCACCAGTTTGTGCGCCGGGGTCAGCATGCGCTCCGCCGCGTCAAGATCGATCAAGCCGTCATCGGTCAGCGGGCAGACGTCGATGTCCACGCCGGTACGGTCGCGCAGCATCTGCCAGGGCACGATATTGGCGTGGTGCTCCAGCGTGGAAATCAGGATGCGGTCGCCTGCTTTCAGGTTGGCGACGCCCCAGGTCTGCGCGACGAGGTTGATCGCCTCGGTCGCGCCGCGCGTGAACACGAGTTCGTTCTCCGCGCCGCCGATCAGACCTGCAACCTTGCGGCGCGCGGCTTCGAAAGCCAGCGTCATGTCAGCCGAGCGGGCATAGACGCCGCGATGGACCGTGGCGTAATCGCTGCCCAGCGCGCGCACCATCGCATCGATCACCGCTTGCGGCTTTTGCGCGGTGGCGGCGGTATCGAGATAGTGCCAGCGGCTGCCGTCGGGGTTGACGAGGCCGGGCCATTCCTGCCCGGCACGGGGAGGGGGACCACCCGCAGGGTGGTGGAGGGAACTCTCCATCAACGCAGCGCCGGAAGGATAGCCCCCTCCACCACCTTCGGCGGTCCCCCTCCCCGTGCCGGGGACGATGATGCGGTTGTCGCTCACAGGATCGCCTCCAGCGCAGCCAGCGCAGCCTCGGTCAGCGCCTCTTCATCGGCGGCGCCGACGAAGGCTTCGGCGATGAACGCCTGCAACATCAGCTTCTTGGCCTGTGCGGGAGTGAGACCGCGCTGGGCCAGATAGAACAACCCCTGCGGATCGAGTTCGCCCACCGCGCAGCCGTGCGCGCACTTGACGTCATCCGCATAGATTTCAAGTTCGGGCCGCGCATTGGCGGTGGCCGTCCGGTCCAGCAGCATCGCGCGGATCGACTGCGATCCATCGGTGCCGATCGCCCCGCGCGCCACGGCAACCTTGCCAAGATAGGTGCCTGTCGCGTGACCTGCGAGTACTGAGCGCACGACCTGTGTCGACACCGCATCAGGCTCTGCATGGGTAACTTCGGTGACGATCTCGGCAGTCTGGTCCCCGCCTGCGATCTGCGCCGCGCCAAGGTGGAACCGGGCACCCCTGCCCAGCGTCACCGATACCGCGATACGGCCATAGGCAGACCCGGCGTTGAGCAGGCGCAAGTCGAACGATGCGCCGTCTTCCAGCACGATGGCAAGATCGCGCGCATCGGCGGACGCGCCATCCAGCACCAGCGCCAGCGCGCCGGTCTCACCCACAGCAATACGGATCTCCTGACGGTCCAGCGGCCAAAGCGCTTCCAGCGAAGCGATATCCGCATAACGGAACGCCTCGTCGCGGCGGGTAGGAAGGGCAAGCGTAGCGCTCACGCCGCCACCGCCTCGTAGCCCTGCTCTTCGAGTTCGAGCGCCAGTTCCGGCCCGCCGGTGCGCACGATCCGGCCACCGGCCAGAACGTGGACGAAATCAGGCTTCACGTAATCGAGCAGGCGCTGGTAATGCGTGATCAGCAGCACGGCCTTGTCGGGCTTGCGCATGATCGCGTTGATGCCTTCGCCGCAGATGCGCAGCGCGTCGATGTCGAGACCGGAATCGGTTTCATCAAGGATCGCCAGCTTGGGATCGAGAATCCCCATCTGCACCATCTCGGCGCGCTTCTTTTCGCCGCCCGAAAAGCCGACGTTCACCGGGCGCTTGAGCATGTCCATGTCCATGCGCAGCAGGCCTGCCTTTTCCTTGGCGAGCTTGAGGAACTCCCCGCCCGAAAGCGGCGCTTCCCCGCGCACCTTGCGCTGCGCATTGGCCGCCTCGCGCAGGAACTGCACGAAGGATACGCCGGGGATTTCAACCGGATACTGGAAGCCAAGGAACAACCCCGCCGCCGCGCGCTCATGCGGTTCCAGCGCGAACAGGTCCTCGCCTGCAAAGCTGACGCTGCCGCCGGTCACTTCATAGCCGGGACGCCCGCCGAGGGTATAGCCGAGCGTCGATTTGCCCGCGCCATTCGGCCCCATGATCGCGTGGATTTCACCCGCGTTGATGGTGAGCGACAGACCCTTGAGGATCGGCTTGTCAGCAACAGTGGCGGAAAGGTTTTCAATGTTGAGCATCGGTTTCTCGCTTAGCGCCTTGGCGCACCATAAGAGCGGCTGGCAGGTCGGGCCGGGCGCGAATTTGCGCGCAGTTCTTCGTAGCGGGCCTTCATCGCGCTGATCGTGGCGCGGCCTGCGCCTTCCGGGTCGGCCAGCACTTCTTCGGCAGTGAAGCGGATCACCTTGATGCCGACTTCGGTCAGGCTCTTGTCGCGGCGGTGTTCGATTTCGGCGGGCACATCGCCTTCATCGATCAGCACCACCATTTTCAGCGGCAGGCTGGCAAAGCTGGCGATGGCCGACCCGATCACCGTGAACGCCTTGGGCTTGTACTGGCCAAGGTCTTCCTTCGCCAGTTCTTCGCTCAGCGCGGCATGCGCAGGGCTGGGATTGCGCTTCAGTTCGCGCGCCAGTTCGTGGATCGCATCCAGCCGCGATTCCGCAATGTTCCAGCCGCGCCCCTTGCGCTGAAGCTTGGGCGCGTCTTCGCGCTCGCTGACGGGGCGCAGGGTAAGGGTCTTTTTCAACCGACCGATCCTTCAAGGCTGATGCCGAGCAGCTTTTGCGCTTCGACCGCGAATTCCATCGGCAATTGTTTCAGCACTTCGCGCGCAAAGCCGTTGACGATCAGGGCGACGGCGCTTTCCTGATCCAGCCCACGCTGCATCGCGTAATAGAGCTGGTCATCGCTGATCTTGGAGGTCGTGGCCTCATGTTCGATCGTGGCGGTGGGGTTGCGCACTTCGATGTAGGGCACGGTGTGTGCGCCGCAGTCCGCGCCCAGCAGCAGGCTGTCGCACTGGGTGAAGTTGCGCACGCCATCGGCGCCCGGCGCCACGCGGACGAGACCGCGATAGGTGTTATTGCTGCGGCCCGCGCTGATGCCCTTCGACACGATGGTCGAACGGGTGCGCTTGCCGTTGTGGATCATCTTGGTGCCGGTATCGGCCTGCTGGAAATTGTTGGTCACGGCAACCGAGTAGAACTCGCCCACCGAATCATCGCCATTCAGTACGCAGCTTGGATACTTCCACGTGATCGCCGATCCGGTTTCGACTTGCGTCCACGAAACCTTCGACCGCTTGCCCTGGCACAGCGCGCGCTTGGTGACGAAGTTGTAGATGCCGCCAAGGCCCTCGGCATTGCCGGGATACCAGTTCTGCACCGTGGAATACTTGATTTCGGCATCGTCCATCGCAACCAGTTCGACCACGGCGGCGTGAAGCTGGTTCTCGTCACGCTGCGGGGCGGTGCACCCTTCGAGGTAGCTGACGTAGCTGCCCTTGTCGGCCACGATCAGGGTGCGTTCGAACTGTCCGGTGTTTTCCGCATTGATGCGGAAATAGGTGGAAAGCTCCATCGGGCAGCGCACACCTTCAGGAATGTAGACGAAGGTGCCATCGGAAAAGACCGCGCAGTTGAGCGCCGCAAAGTAGTTGTCGTGCATCGGCACGACCTTGCCGAGCCACTTCTTCACATGCTCAGGATATTCGCGGATCGCCTCGGAGATCGAGCGGAAGATCACGCCCGCCGCTTCCAGCTCCTTGCGGAAGGTCGTGGCGACGCTGACCGAGTCGAACACCGCATCCACGGCAATCTTGCGCGCGCCTTCCACCCCGGCGAGCACTTTCTGCTCCTCCAGCGGAATGCCCAGCTTTTCGTAGATGCGCAGGATTTCGGGATCGACCTCGTCAAGGCTGCCAAGCTTTGGCTTGGCCTTGGGCGCGGCCCAGTAATAAGCGTCCTGATAATCGATCGGCGGTACGTTCAGCTTGGCCCAATCGGGCGTCGGCATGGTCAGCCAGTGACGATAGGCCTTGAGCCGCCATTCGAGCATCCACTCCGGCTCGTCCTTCTTGGCCGAGATGTAGCGGACGGTGTCTTCGGACAGGCCCTTGGGACCGTATTCCTGCTCGATATCAGATGACCAGCCATGTTCGTAATCGGCCACCCTGGCGGCGGCTTCGCGCGCAGCCTGATCCTTGATCTGTACTTCTTCAGTCATGCCAGAACCTCCGCCACCGGGGCCGCGATTGCAGCGGGACGGGACAATTGGGTAAGTGGTATTCCGGCCAGCGCGCCCCGCAATGCAGCATCGACGGCGGGCCAGTGCGGACGGATCGTGCACGCCGCTTCCAGCGTGCAATCGTGGCGCCCATGCTCGCTACAGGGCGTGAGCGCAATAGGGCCTTCGACCGCCTCGACGATATCGGCAAGCGTGATGGCGGCTGCGGGGCGGGCCAGTTGCAACCCGCCACGCGCGCCACGCACCGATTTCAGCAGCCCGGCGGCGGACAGCTTGCTGACCAGCTTCTGCACCGTGGGGGCGGGCAGCCCCGTCTCATCGGCGATTTGCTGCGCCGAAACACGAGCGTGTCCGCAATGACGCGCGGCGGCGCTCATCGTAACGACGGCATAATCGGCCATGCTGGAAAGTCGCATCGTCGCCTTGGTCCCGGACGTCCGAACCTAAATCGGACCGAATCACTCCGGTTATCTAGGCGCTTGCCCCACCATGCACAAGATGCGCCATGCCAGATGCGTCCCGAAACAAAAAAAGGGCGGCCGAGCCCTGTTAAGGTCATCGGCCGCCTTGAAGTCGAGAACCCGATACAGAATGCACCGAGCCCTTCGGGTCGCAACGCCTGACTACGCAGTTGCCCGGATGATGAATTGTATGGATTCGACAAAATAGGTTGCATTGCGGCAACATAACCCGTCAAATCGATGACAATTGCTGTCACTTTCGACACGTTCGGACTTGGCCACTGCTGTTAGCAGGCGCAATAGACAGAAGAGTCTGTGCCGTAGGCGGGTTCGCAACCGGCAGTGCATGCAACTTCAAGCTTATTCGGAACCGTTTCCCTGTGTCGCCCTTTTCCCTGTTGCGTCCGTTCATCTTTCGCATTCCCGCTGAACCGGCCCATCGGCTGACGATCAAGGCCCTGACGCTGTCACAGGGCGGCAGTCATGCCGCGCCAACGCCAACACTGGCGCAGCGAATCGGCGGGATCGTCTTCCCCAATCCGGTCGGAATGGCACCGGGGTTCGACAAGAACGCCGAAGTTCCCGATGCCATGCTCGGCCTCGGCTTCGGTGCGGTCGAAGTCGGTACGGTCACTCCCCTGCCGCAGGAAGGCAATCCCAAGCCGCGCCTGTTCCGGCTGGTCGAAGACCGCGCCGTGATCAACCGCATGGGCTTCAACAACGAAGGCGCACAGGCCGTTACCAACCGGCTGGTGCGGCGGCGCGAAACCGGCGCCCATGGGCTTCCCGGCGTTGTCGGGGTCAACATCGGCGCAAACAAGGATTCGTCCGATCGCATCGCCGATTATGCGCAGATGACCCGGCTGATGGCACCGCTGGCATCCTACCTCACGGTCAATATTTCCTCGCCCAACACGCCGGGCTTGCGCGCGCTGCAGGATGAAGGCGCGCTGTCGGCACTGCTCGACGGGGTGCTGGAAGCGCGCGGCAACATGACCGTACCGGTGTTTCTCAAGCTTGCCCCGGATCTGGAACCTGCCGACATTGACAGCATCTGCCGCATTGCGATGGAGAAAAAGCTGGCCGCGCTGATCGTTTCGAACACCACCATCACCCGCCCGGCGCTGCGATCACGCCATGCTGCCGAAGCAGGCGGCCTTTCGGGCGAACCCTTGCGCGAACTGGCGTTGCAGCGGTTGCGCGATTTCCGCAAGGCCAGCGGCGGCGCGATCCCGCTGATCGGGGTCGGCGGAATTTCCACGGTCGATGATGCCTGGGCGCGAATCCGCGCGGGGGCCTGCCTGATCCAGATGTACAGCGCGATGGTCTATGAAGGCCCCGGCCTTGCCCGCCGTCTTGTGGCCGGGCTGGAAAGAAAGGTACGCGAAGCGGGCCTGACCTCCATTGCAGAGGCGGTCGGCAGCGAATAGCTTGGGCGCCATGATTTTTCTGCGCGCGCTCCGCTTCCTGTCGTTCTCCACCGTATTGCTGGCCAGCGCCTGTGTGCCGCCGCCCGGCGCGCCGGTTGCGCCGCCGGGACCGCCAGCCTCGGCAGCAAACGGTATACCCGATGGCAGCCCCGGTCTTGTTTCCGCCGCCGATCCACGCGCGGCCGAAGCAGGCGCG
This genomic interval from Novosphingobium sp. CECT 9465 contains the following:
- a CDS encoding iron-sulfur cluster assembly accessory protein, which gives rise to MTEATTKVRRQRPAAVILTPSAEARIAHLMDTAPADAIGVKLSTPRRGCSGLAYSVDYVTQADPMDERIETPGGLFFIDSASVLYLIGSTMEWQEDDFTAGFVFQNPNAKGSCGCGESFTV
- a CDS encoding SUF system Fe-S cluster assembly protein; the protein is MSGEDPKFVVEEVAEVNAPRRARVDDIPEPVETPAEKLERKRDYLEGFLAAKPEGVSAGEPGGDIYEGVIAALKEIFDPEIPVNIYDLGLIYGVEVADEAHVVVTMTLTTPHCPVAESMPAEVELRVSAVPGVRDAEVNLVWDPAWDPQKMSDEAKLELGML
- a CDS encoding cysteine desulfurase — encoded protein: MESSLHHPAGGPPPRAGQEWPGLVNPDGSRWHYLDTAATAQKPQAVIDAMVRALGSDYATVHRGVYARSADMTLAFEAARRKVAGLIGGAENELVFTRGATEAINLVAQTWGVANLKAGDRILISTLEHHANIVPWQMLRDRTGVDIDVCPLTDDGLIDLDAAERMLTPAHKLVAFAHVSNVLGSVLDAPRAVALAHGVGAKILLDGCQAVARLTVDVKALDADFYVFSAHKLYGPTGIGALWAKAEILDAMPPWQGGGAMIDKVTFERTTYAPAPQRFEAGTPAIVEAIGFGAAVDFVTAQGLATIHAHECALVAKARAALQGMNSIRLFGPEDSAGILSFALEGVHPHDLGTILDEEGVAIRAGHHCAQPLMAHLGVPATARASFGIYSNESDIAALVRGIERTKRIFG
- a CDS encoding SufD family Fe-S cluster assembly protein, with the protein product MSATLALPTRRDEAFRYADIASLEALWPLDRQEIRIAVGETGALALVLDGASADARDLAIVLEDGASFDLRLLNAGSAYGRIAVSVTLGRGARFHLGAAQIAGGDQTAEIVTEVTHAEPDAVSTQVVRSVLAGHATGTYLGKVAVARGAIGTDGSQSIRAMLLDRTATANARPELEIYADDVKCAHGCAVGELDPQGLFYLAQRGLTPAQAKKLMLQAFIAEAFVGAADEEALTEAALAALEAIL
- the sufC gene encoding Fe-S cluster assembly ATPase SufC produces the protein MLNIENLSATVADKPILKGLSLTINAGEIHAIMGPNGAGKSTLGYTLGGRPGYEVTGGSVSFAGEDLFALEPHERAAAGLFLGFQYPVEIPGVSFVQFLREAANAQRKVRGEAPLSGGEFLKLAKEKAGLLRMDMDMLKRPVNVGFSGGEKKRAEMVQMGILDPKLAILDETDSGLDIDALRICGEGINAIMRKPDKAVLLITHYQRLLDYVKPDFVHVLAGGRIVRTGGPELALELEEQGYEAVAA
- a CDS encoding DUF559 domain-containing protein, which translates into the protein MKKTLTLRPVSEREDAPKLQRKGRGWNIAESRLDAIHELARELKRNPSPAHAALSEELAKEDLGQYKPKAFTVIGSAIASFASLPLKMVVLIDEGDVPAEIEHRRDKSLTEVGIKVIRFTAEEVLADPEGAGRATISAMKARYEELRANSRPARPASRSYGAPRR
- the sufB gene encoding Fe-S cluster assembly protein SufB encodes the protein MTEEVQIKDQAAREAAARVADYEHGWSSDIEQEYGPKGLSEDTVRYISAKKDEPEWMLEWRLKAYRHWLTMPTPDWAKLNVPPIDYQDAYYWAAPKAKPKLGSLDEVDPEILRIYEKLGIPLEEQKVLAGVEGARKIAVDAVFDSVSVATTFRKELEAAGVIFRSISEAIREYPEHVKKWLGKVVPMHDNYFAALNCAVFSDGTFVYIPEGVRCPMELSTYFRINAENTGQFERTLIVADKGSYVSYLEGCTAPQRDENQLHAAVVELVAMDDAEIKYSTVQNWYPGNAEGLGGIYNFVTKRALCQGKRSKVSWTQVETGSAITWKYPSCVLNGDDSVGEFYSVAVTNNFQQADTGTKMIHNGKRTRSTIVSKGISAGRSNNTYRGLVRVAPGADGVRNFTQCDSLLLGADCGAHTVPYIEVRNPTATIEHEATTSKISDDQLYYAMQRGLDQESAVALIVNGFAREVLKQLPMEFAVEAQKLLGISLEGSVG
- a CDS encoding SUF system Fe-S cluster assembly regulator; the encoded protein is MRLSSMADYAVVTMSAAARHCGHARVSAQQIADETGLPAPTVQKLVSKLSAAGLLKSVRGARGGLQLARPAAAITLADIVEAVEGPIALTPCSEHGRHDCTLEAACTIRPHWPAVDAALRGALAGIPLTQLSRPAAIAAPVAEVLA
- a CDS encoding quinone-dependent dihydroorotate dehydrogenase → MSPFSLLRPFIFRIPAEPAHRLTIKALTLSQGGSHAAPTPTLAQRIGGIVFPNPVGMAPGFDKNAEVPDAMLGLGFGAVEVGTVTPLPQEGNPKPRLFRLVEDRAVINRMGFNNEGAQAVTNRLVRRRETGAHGLPGVVGVNIGANKDSSDRIADYAQMTRLMAPLASYLTVNISSPNTPGLRALQDEGALSALLDGVLEARGNMTVPVFLKLAPDLEPADIDSICRIAMEKKLAALIVSNTTITRPALRSRHAAEAGGLSGEPLRELALQRLRDFRKASGGAIPLIGVGGISTVDDAWARIRAGACLIQMYSAMVYEGPGLARRLVAGLERKVREAGLTSIAEAVGSE